The following proteins are encoded in a genomic region of Mahella australiensis 50-1 BON:
- a CDS encoding 4Fe-4S binding protein, whose amino-acid sequence MPYRITDDCISCGACEPDCEGGAISAGDDIYVVDPALCTECGNCADVCPVDACVLE is encoded by the coding sequence ATGCCTTATAGAATTACAGATGATTGCATAAGCTGTGGCGCCTGTGAGCCGGATTGCGAAGGAGGTGCCATATCTGCCGGCGATGATATATACGTAGTGGATCCAGCGCTGTGCACCGAGTGCGGTAACTGCGCGGATGTGTGCCCGGTAGATGCTTGTGTTTTGGAATAG
- a CDS encoding YaaR family protein, protein MKVNDIRGGYAYNSQPSDAVHIDKNAPGGAFSQAFGNAAGRDAKEWLNGMLSDIKVQGQRLEKNTDLAGLLHYRRTIAIFLNAVTSSMLQFSTSEVVDKRGRRKRYTIIKRIDEQLELLTEQVMMDETDHIAILKLIGEIEGLLVDLLA, encoded by the coding sequence ATGAAGGTAAATGATATAAGAGGCGGATATGCCTATAATAGCCAACCTTCCGATGCGGTGCATATAGATAAAAATGCCCCGGGGGGCGCATTCTCGCAAGCATTTGGCAATGCTGCAGGCCGCGATGCTAAAGAGTGGCTAAACGGTATGCTGTCGGATATCAAGGTTCAGGGCCAAAGATTAGAAAAAAACACCGATTTGGCCGGGCTTTTGCACTATAGGCGCACTATAGCCATATTTTTAAATGCTGTGACATCATCCATGTTGCAGTTCTCAACGTCTGAGGTAGTGGATAAACGCGGCCGACGCAAGAGATATACTATCATAAAGCGGATCGATGAACAGCTTGAGCTTCTTACCGAGCAGGTCATGATGGATGAGACGGATCATATAGCTATATTAAAACTTATAGGCGAAATAGAAGGTCTATTGGTAGACCTTCTAGCGTGA
- a CDS encoding L-threonine dehydrogenase, producing MKAAVFYGTGDIRVEEVEKPKIKEGHVLVEVKACGICGTDMHIYSGGMGPSAVEPPTILGHEFAGRVVEIGDGVSDIDVGDNVAIDPNIYCGHCHYCRMGKVHLCENLKNIGVILNGGFAEYCLVPQSQAYKLPPNMPYEVGAMVEPLACCLHGTDLAQIKPGDSVVILGGGAIGLIHAQLARLAGASSIIISEPSQGRRQLAERLGFDMLIDPTGCDVKARVETLMRYGADVVIEAAGLAKTARQAFGLVKNGGTVLQFGVVDETAEIQLKPFEIYQKEIKWIGSFINPYTHARALELLAKGRIEVLPLITHRYSLDNMEVGLKPDKRGDRVKAMVII from the coding sequence ATGAAAGCAGCTGTATTTTATGGTACAGGTGATATACGGGTAGAAGAAGTGGAAAAACCTAAGATAAAAGAAGGACATGTATTAGTCGAGGTTAAAGCGTGCGGTATATGCGGTACCGATATGCATATATATTCGGGAGGCATGGGACCGTCAGCGGTTGAACCGCCTACTATACTGGGCCATGAATTCGCCGGCCGAGTGGTGGAGATAGGCGATGGCGTGTCTGATATAGACGTTGGCGATAACGTGGCCATAGATCCAAATATATACTGCGGGCATTGCCATTACTGCAGAATGGGTAAAGTGCATCTGTGCGAGAATCTGAAAAATATCGGCGTAATATTAAACGGAGGGTTTGCCGAATATTGCTTGGTACCTCAAAGCCAGGCCTATAAACTGCCGCCTAATATGCCATATGAGGTAGGAGCTATGGTGGAGCCATTAGCATGTTGTCTTCATGGCACAGATTTGGCCCAAATAAAGCCGGGTGACAGCGTAGTGATACTCGGTGGAGGGGCTATAGGACTGATACATGCTCAGTTGGCTCGTTTGGCCGGAGCTTCATCGATTATAATAAGCGAACCTTCGCAAGGGCGGAGGCAATTGGCTGAAAGACTGGGCTTTGACATGCTCATAGACCCGACTGGTTGCGATGTAAAAGCCCGTGTGGAGACCCTGATGCGTTACGGCGCCGACGTCGTAATAGAGGCGGCAGGCCTTGCAAAGACTGCCAGGCAGGCATTTGGTCTTGTAAAAAACGGCGGAACCGTATTGCAGTTCGGCGTGGTGGATGAAACAGCCGAGATACAGTTGAAGCCCTTTGAGATATATCAAAAAGAGATAAAGTGGATAGGCTCATTCATAAATCCGTATACGCATGCCAGAGCCCTGGAGTTGCTGGCTAAAGGTCGCATAGAGGTATTGCCGCTTATAACCCACCGGTACTCACTGGATAATATGGAAGTAGGTTTAAAGCCCGATAAACGTGGTGATAGAGTAAAGGCTATGGTAATAATATAG
- a CDS encoding PSP1 domain-containing protein yields MMPIVVGVRFKRAGKMYYFAPDIWDLNIGDCVIVETAKGLEYGQVVSGPKEVSDTDIVAPLKKVIRIATDEDRQMMKENEIKTREAFEKCCQKIAEHDIHMKLIDAEYTFDRNKLIFYFTAEERVDFRDLVKELAGIFKTRIELRQIGVRDEAKMLGGLGPCGRPVCCNGFLGEFEPVSIKMAKEQDLALNPSKISGMCGRLMCCLKYEESFYEQQLRKLPKCNASVITPKGTGIVTEVNVILDKVKVKLERPDDSFELEVFDASDVKLVPGCGKTHCPRIASK; encoded by the coding sequence ATGATGCCCATAGTAGTGGGAGTGCGTTTTAAAAGAGCCGGTAAGATGTATTATTTTGCTCCCGATATTTGGGATTTAAATATAGGAGACTGTGTTATAGTGGAGACGGCTAAAGGTCTGGAGTATGGCCAAGTGGTATCTGGCCCTAAAGAGGTATCGGATACCGATATCGTTGCGCCATTAAAAAAGGTTATAAGGATAGCCACCGATGAGGATAGGCAGATGATGAAGGAAAATGAAATCAAGACGCGTGAGGCTTTTGAAAAATGCTGCCAGAAGATAGCCGAGCATGATATCCATATGAAACTCATAGATGCCGAATACACATTTGATAGAAATAAATTGATCTTTTATTTTACAGCTGAAGAACGCGTGGATTTCAGAGATTTGGTTAAAGAATTGGCAGGTATCTTTAAGACGCGCATAGAGTTGCGGCAGATAGGCGTAAGGGACGAGGCCAAGATGCTGGGAGGCTTGGGTCCTTGTGGGCGCCCGGTATGCTGCAATGGTTTTTTGGGTGAATTTGAGCCGGTATCTATAAAGATGGCCAAGGAACAGGATCTGGCGCTTAATCCGTCAAAGATATCGGGTATGTGCGGGCGCCTTATGTGTTGTTTAAAATATGAAGAGTCGTTTTATGAACAGCAGCTGAGAAAATTGCCAAAATGCAATGCTAGTGTGATTACCCCAAAAGGTACGGGCATAGTAACCGAAGTTAATGTGATCCTCGATAAAGTGAAAGTGAAATTGGAGCGGCCGGATGATAGTTTTGAATTGGAAGTTTTTGATGCATCTGATGTAAAGCTTGTACCGGGATGTGGCAAAACGCATTGCCCTCGCATAGCGTCAAAATAG
- a CDS encoding cyclic-di-AMP receptor has product MKLIIAIVQDEDANKLIATLMDAGFSVTKLATTGGFLRSGNTTLLLGIDDDRVPAAMACIEKVCKSRKQVVTSPMPMGGAGEVYMPYPVEVVVGGATVFVLNVEEFRKL; this is encoded by the coding sequence ATGAAACTTATTATAGCCATAGTGCAGGATGAAGATGCCAACAAGCTTATAGCCACGCTTATGGATGCGGGCTTTAGCGTTACCAAGCTTGCCACCACTGGTGGTTTTCTGCGCTCAGGGAATACGACACTATTGCTCGGTATCGATGACGATAGGGTACCTGCAGCCATGGCGTGTATAGAAAAGGTGTGCAAGAGCCGTAAACAGGTGGTAACTTCTCCTATGCCAATGGGTGGGGCCGGCGAGGTCTATATGCCTTACCCGGTCGAAGTGGTGGTTGGAGGAGCTACGGTATTCGTATTGAATGTAGAGGAATTCCGCAAGCTGTAG
- the holB gene encoding DNA polymerase III subunit delta', whose product MFTFDDIIGQDSIIKELKEALVRQTISHAYIFEGPDGAGKSTLANVFCQAVVCEDNQHKPCGVCGACRRFEAGTHPDYKVIAPEKNTIGVDRIRELIDDIYINPYMADRKVYVIDQAQSMTVQAQNALLKTLENPPPYAVIILLTTSADNLLPTVVSRCLIYKLKPVSLHHIEDILICRFNVSADDAKKAAAASDGIVGKAISIANDTAWQALWQSALNNLQNLIRDRWNAFFAVEEFLVQYKDDIDVILDCWADYIRGRLLNMEVSDFTLFRWSSIMEYVDAARKALASNANYQLTVDVLLLNILEVVDDAHSSGSAF is encoded by the coding sequence ATGTTTACATTTGACGATATTATCGGACAAGATTCTATAATAAAAGAGCTTAAAGAGGCGCTCGTTCGCCAAACTATATCTCACGCCTATATATTCGAAGGTCCGGACGGTGCAGGCAAAAGTACATTGGCCAACGTATTTTGCCAGGCCGTCGTTTGTGAAGACAATCAACATAAGCCGTGCGGCGTATGCGGTGCATGCAGACGCTTTGAGGCGGGCACACACCCGGATTATAAGGTCATAGCGCCCGAAAAGAATACGATAGGAGTGGATAGGATAAGGGAGCTCATAGACGATATATATATAAATCCATATATGGCAGACCGAAAGGTATATGTTATAGATCAAGCGCAGTCTATGACTGTACAGGCCCAGAATGCGCTGCTCAAAACGCTGGAAAATCCGCCGCCTTATGCAGTCATTATACTGCTTACAACCAGTGCTGATAATCTTTTACCCACAGTGGTATCGCGTTGTCTTATCTATAAATTAAAACCTGTATCCCTCCATCATATTGAAGATATCCTAATATGCCGATTCAATGTCAGTGCCGATGATGCCAAAAAAGCTGCTGCTGCTTCGGACGGTATAGTAGGCAAAGCAATATCCATAGCAAATGATACAGCGTGGCAGGCGCTGTGGCAGAGCGCGCTGAATAATTTGCAAAATTTAATTAGGGATAGATGGAATGCTTTCTTTGCGGTAGAGGAATTTTTGGTCCAATATAAAGATGATATAGATGTTATACTGGATTGCTGGGCAGACTATATAAGGGGCAGGTTGTTGAATATGGAGGTATCGGACTTTACATTGTTTCGATGGAGTAGTATCATGGAATATGTGGATGCGGCACGCAAAGCTTTGGCATCCAACGCTAATTATCAATTAACCGTAGACGTTTTGTTGCTTAATATATTGGAGGTAGTAGATGATGCCCATAGTAGTGGGAGTGCGTTTTAA